In Betaproteobacteria bacterium, the following proteins share a genomic window:
- a CDS encoding dihydroorotase, giving the protein MNLRIDIRNARVIDPATGRDETVPLFIADGRIAAIGSAPDGFRPDRTIDAKGLVACPGLVDLSARLREPGFEYRATLESEMQAAVAGGVTSLACPPDTDPPLDEPGLVEMLKRRAESLRQARVYPLGALTLGLKGQKIAEMGELAEAGCIGFFQADKPLTDLNVLLQAMRYAATFGHAVWLRPQDSHLAHGGVAHEGEVSTRLGLPAIPEVAETVALHAILELAETTGARVHLARLSTARGVALVAAAKARGLAVTCDVGIHHLHLCDRDAGDFNANMNLVPPLRSPRDRDALRRALADGIIDAVCSDHTPVDDDAKQVPFGEAEPGATGLELLLPLVLEWGAKMKLPLAATLAAVTSRPAAVLGIEAGSLVAGSAADVCLFDPERPWIVSTAALASQGRNSPFLGLELAGRVTTTIVGGRIVYAA; this is encoded by the coding sequence ATGAACCTCAGAATCGACATCCGCAACGCTCGCGTCATCGATCCGGCCACCGGCCGTGACGAAACCGTTCCGCTGTTCATCGCCGACGGACGCATCGCGGCCATCGGTTCCGCGCCGGACGGGTTCCGTCCCGACCGCACGATCGACGCGAAGGGCCTCGTCGCTTGTCCCGGCCTCGTGGACCTCTCGGCGCGACTGCGCGAGCCGGGCTTCGAGTACCGAGCTACGCTGGAATCGGAAATGCAGGCGGCGGTCGCGGGCGGGGTGACCTCGCTCGCCTGCCCGCCGGACACCGATCCGCCGCTCGACGAGCCGGGGCTGGTCGAGATGCTCAAGCGCCGCGCCGAGAGCCTCAGGCAGGCGCGCGTCTACCCGCTCGGCGCGCTCACGCTGGGGCTCAAGGGCCAGAAGATCGCCGAAATGGGCGAGCTCGCGGAGGCCGGCTGCATCGGGTTCTTCCAGGCCGACAAGCCGTTGACGGACTTGAACGTGCTGCTGCAGGCGATGCGTTACGCGGCCACCTTCGGCCACGCGGTCTGGCTGCGCCCGCAGGACTCGCACCTGGCGCATGGCGGCGTCGCGCACGAAGGCGAGGTGAGCACGCGCCTGGGGCTGCCCGCCATCCCGGAGGTCGCGGAGACGGTGGCGCTGCACGCGATCCTGGAGCTGGCCGAGACCACGGGCGCGCGGGTGCACCTCGCGCGGCTTTCCACGGCCCGGGGCGTGGCCCTGGTCGCCGCCGCCAAGGCGCGCGGCCTCGCCGTCACCTGCGACGTGGGCATCCACCACCTGCACCTGTGCGACCGCGACGCGGGCGACTTCAACGCCAACATGAACCTCGTGCCGCCACTGCGGAGTCCGCGCGACCGCGATGCCCTGCGCCGCGCGCTCGCCGACGGAATCATCGACGCTGTTTGCTCCGACCACACGCCCGTCGATGACGATGCGAAGCAGGTGCCATTCGGGGAGGCGGAGCCGGGCGCCACCGGACTCGAGCTCCTCCTGCCCCTGGTCCTTGAGTGGGGCGCGAAGATGAAGCTGCCGCTCGCGGCCACACTCGCCGCGGTCACGTCGCGGCCCGCTGCCGTGCTGGGCATCGAGGCCGGGTCGCTGGTCGCGGGAAGCGCCGCGGACGTGTGCCTCTTCGACCCGGAACGCCCCTGGATCGTGTCGACCGCCGCGCTCGCGAGCCAGGGGCGCAACTCCCCCTTCCTGGGCCTGGAGCTCGCCGGTCGCGTGACGACGACGATCGTCGGCGGCCGCATCGTATACGCCGCCTGA
- a CDS encoding M3 family metallopeptidase, translating to MENPLLNFSALPRFDEVLPSHVVPAIDTLVAEARATIEVLATADGEPTWDGFVEPLESANERLARAWGQVSHLNAVVNSPALREAYNAALPAVTQFLTGQAQDLRLFDRYKALAASPGYPGLAPARRRLVENELRDFRLGGAELPAAGKARFKQLQEELAALSSRFQENILDATRDFSVIVSDPAHLSGIPDDVLETARHAASKEGREGWKLTLHMPCYLPVMQYADYPALREQMYRGFVTRASELGKPEWDNSPLIAGILEKRAQVAGLLGYATFAQVSLATKMAQSPPEVIAFLEDLAARAKPFAQTDMAEIVEFARTELNLAEVRAWDVAWVSERLRQKRYAFSDNEVKRYFPEDAVLSGLFRVIESLYGVRVMPSRAASWHPDVKFYAIVDANGALVGQFYLDLYARDAKRGGAWMADARNRRRLAAGFQTPVAFLTCNFSAPVGGRPAFFTHNEVITLFHEFGHGLHQLLTRVDELGVSGIAGVEWDAVELPSQFMENFCWEWDVVSHMARHGETGEALPRGLFDKMVAAKNFQSGMQFVRQVEFALFDMHLHHDFDRSSDTVLAMLGRVRDRVAVVRPPEWNRFPNQFSHIFGGGYAAGYYSYKWAEVLSADAFGAFEEEGVLNPATGARFRDEVLGVGGSRPALESFVAFRGRKPRIEALLRHNGMTATA from the coding sequence ATGGAGAACCCGCTGCTCAACTTTTCGGCTCTTCCGCGCTTCGACGAGGTCCTGCCGTCACACGTGGTTCCCGCGATAGACACGCTGGTCGCCGAAGCCCGCGCCACGATCGAAGTCCTCGCCACGGCGGACGGCGAGCCGACGTGGGACGGTTTCGTCGAGCCCCTCGAGAGCGCGAACGAGCGCCTCGCGCGGGCCTGGGGGCAGGTCTCCCACCTGAACGCCGTGGTCAACTCGCCTGCGCTGCGCGAAGCCTATAACGCGGCGCTGCCGGCGGTGACGCAGTTCTTGACCGGACAGGCGCAGGACCTGCGGCTCTTTGACCGTTACAAGGCGCTTGCCGCCTCCCCGGGATATCCCGGGCTCGCTCCCGCGAGGCGCCGCCTCGTGGAAAACGAACTGCGCGATTTCCGGCTCGGTGGCGCCGAACTCCCCGCGGCGGGGAAGGCGCGGTTCAAGCAACTGCAGGAGGAGTTGGCCGCGCTTTCTTCGCGCTTCCAGGAGAACATCCTCGATGCCACCAGGGACTTCAGCGTCATCGTCTCCGATCCCGCACACCTGTCCGGCATTCCCGACGACGTCCTGGAGACGGCAAGGCACGCAGCTTCGAAGGAAGGCCGCGAGGGGTGGAAGCTCACGCTGCACATGCCGTGCTACCTGCCGGTCATGCAGTACGCGGACTACCCTGCGCTTCGCGAGCAGATGTACCGCGGGTTCGTGACGCGTGCCTCCGAGCTCGGCAAGCCCGAATGGGACAACTCGCCCCTCATCGCGGGCATCCTGGAGAAGCGCGCGCAGGTCGCCGGGCTCCTGGGGTACGCCACCTTCGCGCAGGTGTCGCTCGCCACGAAGATGGCGCAGTCGCCGCCGGAAGTCATCGCGTTCCTCGAGGACCTTGCGGCGAGGGCGAAGCCGTTCGCGCAAACGGACATGGCCGAAATCGTGGAATTCGCGCGCACGGAGCTGAACCTCGCCGAGGTGCGGGCCTGGGACGTCGCGTGGGTGAGCGAGCGGCTGCGCCAGAAGCGCTATGCATTTTCCGACAACGAGGTGAAACGCTATTTTCCCGAGGATGCGGTGCTGAGCGGCCTGTTCCGCGTGATCGAGTCGCTCTACGGCGTGCGGGTAATGCCGTCCCGGGCCGCATCGTGGCACCCGGACGTGAAGTTCTACGCCATCGTGGATGCGAACGGTGCGCTCGTGGGCCAGTTCTATCTCGACCTCTACGCCCGCGACGCGAAGCGCGGAGGCGCGTGGATGGCCGACGCGAGAAACCGGAGGCGACTTGCCGCCGGCTTCCAGACGCCGGTCGCCTTCCTCACCTGCAACTTCTCGGCCCCCGTGGGAGGGCGCCCGGCATTCTTCACCCACAACGAGGTGATCACGCTCTTCCACGAGTTCGGCCACGGCCTTCACCAGCTGCTCACCCGCGTGGACGAACTGGGCGTCTCGGGCATCGCGGGCGTCGAGTGGGACGCGGTCGAGCTTCCCTCGCAGTTCATGGAGAACTTCTGCTGGGAATGGGACGTGGTCTCGCACATGGCCCGCCATGGCGAGACGGGGGAAGCGCTCCCCCGCGGACTTTTCGACAAGATGGTGGCCGCGAAGAACTTCCAGAGCGGCATGCAGTTCGTGCGCCAGGTCGAGTTCGCCCTGTTCGACATGCACCTGCACCACGATTTCGACCGTTCGAGCGACACCGTTCTCGCGATGCTCGGGCGCGTGCGCGACCGGGTCGCGGTCGTTCGCCCGCCGGAATGGAACCGCTTCCCGAACCAGTTTTCGCACATCTTCGGGGGCGGCTACGCGGCGGGGTACTACAGCTACAAGTGGGCCGAGGTGCTTTCGGCGGACGCCTTCGGCGCCTTCGAGGAAGAAGGCGTCCTCAATCCGGCGACCGGCGCGCGCTTCCGCGACGAAGTGCTGGGCGTGGGTGGAAGCCGGCCGGCCCTCGAGTCCTTCGTCGCCTTTCGCGGCCGCAAACCCCGGATCGAAGCCCTCCTGCGGCATAATGGGATGACCGCGACCGCTTGA
- a CDS encoding glutaredoxin family protein has protein sequence MPARYRLPALFAVAMVFSALAAAQANVFRWVDKDGKVHYSDTPPPEPAKSLTQKRVGGGYAESSQLPYATQIAMKKSPVTMYSGADCGDPCKQGRDLLVKRGIPFGERDAQANAEDAEALKKLVGAIEVPVLVVGASKVKGYEEGAWHSALDGAGYPRTALPGQVPPRPPAAPVKAVPAAAPPPAPDAAAAPK, from the coding sequence ATGCCCGCCCGATACCGACTTCCCGCATTATTCGCCGTGGCGATGGTCTTTTCGGCGCTGGCCGCCGCGCAAGCCAACGTTTTTCGCTGGGTCGACAAGGACGGCAAGGTTCATTACTCCGACACGCCGCCACCGGAGCCCGCGAAGAGCCTGACCCAGAAGCGGGTGGGCGGGGGCTACGCGGAATCGTCCCAGCTCCCCTATGCCACCCAGATCGCAATGAAGAAGTCGCCCGTCACGATGTACTCGGGCGCCGATTGCGGAGACCCCTGCAAGCAGGGGCGCGACCTGCTCGTCAAGCGCGGGATTCCATTCGGCGAGCGCGACGCGCAGGCCAATGCCGAGGACGCGGAAGCGCTGAAGAAACTGGTGGGCGCCATCGAGGTTCCGGTCCTCGTGGTGGGTGCGAGCAAGGTGAAGGGGTACGAGGAAGGTGCCTGGCATTCGGCGCTCGATGGTGCCGGCTACCCGCGCACTGCACTGCCAGGGCAGGTGCCTCCTCGCCCGCCTGCGGCCCCGGTGAAGGCCGTGCCAGCCGCCGCGCCTCCGCCCGCGCCGGACGCGGCCGCCGCGCCGAAGTAG
- the xth gene encoding exodeoxyribonuclease III — MKLATWNVNSLKVRLPHLVEFLARHSPDAMCLQETKCEDAAFPAAAIEAAGYRWVHDGQKTYNGVAILAREEPANVSRGIPGFADLQKRVIAADVGEVRVVSVYCPNGQSVDSDKYDYKLRWFAALAGWLHGELAAGRQMAVLGDYNVAPEDRDVHDPQAWRGQVLVSDAEREALRALIALGLTDAFRLFEQPEKSFSWWDYRMAAFRRNMGLRIDHVLLSSALASRCRSCTIDLEPRKLERPSDHAPVLCEIGA, encoded by the coding sequence GTGAAGCTTGCCACCTGGAACGTGAATTCGCTCAAGGTGCGCTTGCCGCACCTCGTGGAGTTCCTTGCGCGGCATTCGCCGGACGCGATGTGCCTGCAGGAAACGAAATGCGAGGATGCCGCGTTTCCCGCCGCGGCAATCGAGGCCGCCGGCTATCGCTGGGTACATGACGGGCAGAAGACGTACAACGGCGTTGCGATTCTTGCGCGCGAGGAGCCGGCCAACGTCTCGCGCGGCATTCCCGGTTTCGCCGACCTCCAGAAGCGGGTGATCGCCGCCGACGTGGGGGAGGTTCGCGTGGTGAGCGTGTATTGCCCCAACGGGCAGAGCGTCGACTCCGACAAGTACGACTACAAGCTGCGCTGGTTCGCGGCCCTGGCGGGCTGGCTCCATGGCGAGCTGGCGGCGGGACGGCAGATGGCGGTGCTGGGAGACTACAACGTCGCCCCGGAGGATCGTGACGTGCACGATCCGCAGGCATGGCGGGGGCAGGTGCTCGTGAGCGACGCGGAGCGGGAAGCGTTGCGCGCCCTCATCGCACTGGGCTTGACCGACGCGTTCCGGCTCTTCGAGCAGCCCGAGAAGTCGTTCAGCTGGTGGGATTACCGGATGGCCGCCTTCCGGCGCAACATGGGCCTGAGGATCGACCATGTGCTTCTTTCTTCCGCGCTCGCCTCCCGGTGCCGGTCCTGCACGATCGACCTCGAGCCGAGAAAGCTCGAGCGCCCCTCGGACCACGCACCGGTCCTCTGCGAGATCGGGGCCTGA